In Rhodospirillales bacterium, a single window of DNA contains:
- a CDS encoding N-acetyltransferase, whose product MLVRDSTPDDVPAITTIYAHSVLHGLASFEVEPPTKSEMAGRREAILAAGLPYLVAEADGKIAGYAYAGPYRTRPAYRHTVENSVYVDGRFQGRGAGRLLLAALIERCEAAGRHEMVAIIGDSGNQASIALHAALGFVMVGTLRNVGFKHERWLDSVIMQRSLDPR is encoded by the coding sequence ATGTTGGTCAGGGATTCCACGCCGGATGACGTTCCGGCGATCACGACAATTTACGCCCACAGCGTGCTGCACGGCCTGGCCTCGTTCGAGGTCGAGCCGCCGACAAAGTCCGAAATGGCGGGGCGGCGCGAGGCCATCCTTGCCGCGGGCCTGCCGTATCTGGTTGCCGAAGCGGACGGCAAGATCGCCGGCTACGCCTATGCCGGCCCCTACCGGACCCGGCCCGCCTACCGCCACACGGTGGAGAACTCGGTCTACGTCGACGGGCGGTTTCAGGGCCGGGGTGCAGGCCGGCTTTTGCTCGCGGCCCTGATCGAGCGCTGCGAAGCCGCCGGGCGGCACGAGATGGTGGCCATCATCGGCGATTCCGGCAATCAGGCTTCGATCGCGCTTCACGCCGCGCTCGGTTTCGTGATGGTCGGCACCCTGCGGAATGTCGGATTCAAGCACGAACGCTGGCTCGACAGTGTCATCATGCAGCGTTCTCTGGACCCGCGCTGA